A genomic stretch from Halichoerus grypus chromosome 5, mHalGry1.hap1.1, whole genome shotgun sequence includes:
- the CNR2 gene encoding cannabinoid receptor 2: MERHWVMEAANGCKDGLDFNPMKEYMVLNNSQRIAIAVLCTSFALLSALENLAVLYLILFSHRLRRKPSYLFISSLAVADFLASVIFACNFVNFHVFHGMDSKAVFLLKIGSVTMTFTASVGSLLLTAIDRYLCLCYPPTYKALLTRGRALATLGIMWVLSALVSYLPLMGWTCCPSPCSELFPLIPNDYLLGWLLFIAFLFSGIIYTYGHVLWKAHQHVASLAEHQDRQVPGMARMRLDVRLAKTLGVVLAVLFICWLPVLALMVYSLTTTLSDQVKKVFAFFSLLCLVNSMVNPIIYALRSGEIRSSAHHWLAHWRKHLRRLGLEGNKEVPRSSVTETEADVKITPWPDSRGLNFSEC; encoded by the coding sequence ATGGAGAGACACTGGGTGATGGAGGCAGCCAATGGCTGTAAGGATGGCTTGGATTTCAACCCCATGAAAGAGTACATGGTCCTGAACAATTCCCAAAGGATAGCTATTGCCGTGCTGTGTACCTCCTTTGCCCTGCTAAGTGCCCTGGAGAATCTGGCTGTGCTCTACCTGATCCTGTTCTCCCACCGGCTCCGCAGGAAGCCCTCATACCTGTTCATTAGCAGCTTGGCTGTGGCTGACTTCCTGGCCAGTGTGATCTTTGCTTGCAACTTTGTGAATTTCCACGTCTTCCATGGCATGGATTCCAAGGCTGTCTTCCTGCTGAAGATTGGCAGTGTGACCATGACCTTCACAGCCTCTGTAGGCAGTCTACTGCTGACCGCCATTGACCGCTACCTCTGTCTGTGCTACCCACCTACATACAAAGCCCTACTCACCCGGGGGAGGGCACTGGCAACTCTGGGGATCATGTGGGTCCTCTCAGCATTGGTCTCCTACCTGCCCCTTATGGGATGGACTTGCTGTCCTAGTCCCTGCTCTGAGCTTTTCCCCCTGATCCCCAATGACTATCTCCTGGGCTGGCTCCTGTTCATTGCCTTCCTCTTCTCTGGCATCATCTACACTTATGGGCATGTCCTCTGGAAGGCCCATCAGCATGTAGCCAGCTTGGCTGAACACCAGGACAGGCAGGTGCCAGGAATGGCACGAATGAGGCTTGATGTGAGGTTGGCCAAGACCCTGGGGGTGGTGCTGGCTGTGCTTTTCATATGCTGGCTCCCGGTACTGGCCCTCATGGTCTACAGCCTGACCACCACCCTAAGCGACCAGGTCAAGAAGGTCTTCGCCTTCTTCTCCTTGCTCTGCCTtgtcaactccatggtcaacccCATCATCTATGCCCTGCGGAGTGGGGAGATCCGCTCCTCTGCCCATCACTGGCTGGCCCACTGGAGGAAACATCTGAGAAGACTCGGActtgaaggaaacaaagaagtcCCAAGGTCCTCAGTCACTGAGACAGAGGCTGATGTGAAAATCACCCCATGGCCAGATTCCAGAGGACTAAACTTTTCTGAATGCTGA